Part of the Juglans regia cultivar Chandler chromosome 14, Walnut 2.0, whole genome shotgun sequence genome, TCAGATCCCCAAATTTCAACTTACAAGCCTAAAGCAACAAACCGCAACAACTGTCATATATACAATAACGGCACTggaaatagaatgataaaaaaggTAAATATTTGAGAATGGTATAAGCCAGAGGATATGTTACctaaattgattaaaatatatatatatatatatatatgttacctAAATTGAATGGAGGGATATATATCTGGAGGAAAATTTTAAGTGACAGTGAACAGTTTAATGCATACTTACAATTTAGATGTGTAAGAGACATATGTCACACTTAAATATTATGAAACATATGCAATCAATCAAAGGCATGTGTAATGCTGATCTACCCAAGACTAAAAAAACACTAATAGGTCATTTCTGACACTATTTTGCcacattttcttctaattaattatactcttaaaaaaaatatacacttCGGACGGGTCAATTCATTGCAATGATTAACTATGATCACTAATAAACAACTTTTAAAGCAACCAAAATTAAATAAGCTCAAGTATTAACTATGATCACTAATAAACaacttctaatcaaactttCACACATGTCAATACAGATTGTAATATTAACTATGATCAGCATAAATAAGCTCAAATATTAACTATGATTAGCATAAATATTAAATCTGACAATTAAAATTTAGCCTATTTGTTAATGACAACCTCAGTTGCATCTTGATAACATTAGGAGACAACACACGGGTTTTCCTCAATGTTTTGACAGGTAAATACAGATTGTAatagcaaatatcattttctgaaaatttctcCATGCCCTAAGCATACCCATCtcagaaaacacaaaaatcatgaTGTACATAGCATGTATGGACAGGAAAATGGTAGTACAATATTTACCTACAAAACGATTTGGCGAAACAGAGCACTCTTACCCGTCGTTGGTTTGGTCCGTTCGATCAGCTCGCGGGGAGCGGCGGCGCTGGGCAAACGTACGTGCGGCTCGAGGTTGCGCTGGGAAGAGGAAGCCGTCGCGAGGTGGCGCTGGCAAGCGAAACCCGACGGACGCGGGTTCGTGGCGAGGAAGGGGGTTTCGCGggattcaaatattttttcctccGTTCAAACGAGCTCACGGGACAGTGGAGGCACTGGGCACACAGAGGAGTGCCGCTCGGTGGCACTGATGAGAGAGACGGCGTCGCCGGGAGGTGATGGGTTGTGGAAGGAGACACGGGTCGCGATGGAGCAGGGGTTTCGCGGCATGAATTCGAATGTGCAGAAAcgaattttcaaaacaaaaacgtCTACAatcaaaacggtgcgttttgattttttttttttttttttaaaaaaaaaaaaaaagagaaatccaCGTACTGAGTGCACTGAGTGCACCGCTACAGTGGATTTCGTATAGAAGAACTCTATATTATAAATTACTTGTGTGTATAATTTAATTGTATATGCAATTGTCCTCTATTTCTTACGctttgtttgaatttgaaattcatctcaattcatcgttacaattttttttaatttttatacaaaatataataaatagtttaatttttttaaatcttaaaataataataataatattaaaaataatattctaacaagaaaaatgttatttgtacttaagaaaaattaataaaaaaaattattttgccaCATGTTAGTATTTGATATGttggaaattataaaatttaaaattcaaatttaaaaattaaaaacaaaactgatAAAATAAGTCTTTAAGTAAAAGTGTGcgtaaaaattataagtatatgtagtactattttttaataatattttattcaattaatctaaaatcatcttaattcatcttaacttaatCTTATTCTTAGATTAGGCTTTGTTTAGTTAtgaaattcatctcaactcatcattacaattcttttaaattttaatataaaatataataaataatttaatttattaaaatattaaaataatattaatattaaaaaatatttttaataatattttaacatcttaattcaatatcaaagttagttgatttgccaaaaaaaaaaaaagggattagTTGATTTTAAAAGAGCATTGACCAAATTGCATACGTCAGATCCAAGCCGTCGAATCAACACGATCGCTCACGTTACTTTCAAGctcgcgctctctctctctctctctcatgtagACGCCACGCAATCCCCATTATTTCGAAGCAAATTCCCGACTCTTTCTTATCATCACACTCGAGAATCTCTCGAAATCAACCAACACAGAAACGTCTGGAGTTTATTTGCAATCAAGCAGAGAATTTGTGAAACAAACCGAGACGAGCCGCTAATGGTGCCACCGGCGTTGCAAGCGGGTCCGAACCCACAACAGACCCAACAGTTCCTGAGCTCCGTCCTCTCCCAGCGCGGGCCCTCCGCGCTCCCTTACTCCGAGGACACCAAGTGGCTGATCCGCCAGCACCTTGTCTCCCTCACCTCCGCCTACCCTTCCCTCGAGCCCAAAACGGCGACCTTCACCCACAACGACGGCCGTTCCGTCAATCTCCTCCAGGCCGACGGCACCGTCCCAATGTCTTTCCAGGGCCTGACCTACAACATCCCCGTCATCATCTGGCTCATGGATTCCTACCCCCGCCACCCCCCTTGCGTCTACGTCAATCCCACTCGGGACATGGTCATCAAGCGTCCCCACCCTTACGTCAACCCCTCCGGCCTTGTCTCCGTCCCTTACCTTCACAATTGGGTCTACCCTAGCTCCAATTTAGTTGACCTCGTTCGTAATCTCAGCCTCCACTTTGGCCGTGACCCACCGCTCTATTCCCAGCGCCGCCCTAGCCCTAGCCCTAACTCTAACCCTCATCCTAATTTTACTCCTCCCTCTCCTCATCCTGCCAACGCATCGGCTTCTACTTTGGGTTACACGCGCCCTGAGATTCCACCGAGACCGTACCCGCCGTCTCCGTACGGTGGTCAGACGGAGGATCCGTCGGAGGTTTACAAGAGGAACGCGGTGAACAAGCTGGTGGAATCGGTGCTCGGGGATATGACGGTGATGAGGAAGGCACGTGAGGCTGAGATGGAAGGGCTTTTCAACGCGCAGGCGGTGCTGCGGAACCGGGAGGAGCAGCTGAAGAAGGGCCTCAACGAGATGCACAATGAGATGGAAGGGTTGGAGCAGCAATTGCAGATGGTGCTGATGAACACCGACTTGTTGGAGGCGTGGTTGAGGGAGAACGAAGCGAAGCTGAGGAGTCACGGCGATAATGTTGACGTGGACGACGCGTTTGAGAGCGTTGACGTGCTCTCGAAGCAAATGCTCGAGTCTACGGCCTCCGACTTGGCCCTCGAGGACGTGGTGTACTCGTTAGACAAGGCGGTTCAGGAGGGTGCGATACCATTCGATGTGTACCTGAGGAACGTGCGGCTGTTGTCGCGTGAGCAGTTCTTTCACCGCGCCACCGCTGCCAAAGTGCGGGCCGCGCAGATGCAGGCTCAAGTTGCCAATATGGCTGCTCGGATTTCTCACTATGGAGGCGATACCGAGGCACTACGTGTTCGGGCTTGATTGGTTTCTTAAAGGGGTTGTTATATACAAAATCATACAGTTGAAGGTAATATTCCTGTGCAAAATTCAATGATCTTTTTTTGGGAGGCCGCCCCCGCGGGGGGTGGGGGTTGtgagttattttctttttcatcttgtTCGATAATGATTTATGTCGATGAGTTATGCAAATACGCGATGTTGTGTATGTTCTGATTGAACGATCTATGGTTTAAGTTCAAATTTTTGATCTTAtctttttaaatctcattttaaAGATGAAGCCATTGGGTCTTGTTCATTATATAGAGGAAAATGTATTTTCAGGCGTAAACTGATGAAAATTTGACTTGAAGCAAGCACACATGACACAACTCAGTGCTTGTTCTGGCGCTTGTGCTTCCCACGACAATGATTTTCTTATGTCAGTACTTGAGGCCAACCCAATGGGTTCTTGCTTCGTAAATCTATGTGAGCGAGGGCTCAATTTCACCTGGCCAAGATGTGATATGGGGCAGCCTCAAGGTTTTACAGGTTTTCCCTTATGTTTTTCGTACAGGGAACTGCCCAAATTCCTGTAaccaaatatatctaaactaataaaaaaaaactcggATGTCGGTATTTTTCGTTTCTTGTTTCATGCTG contains:
- the LOC118344520 gene encoding protein ELC-like, with the translated sequence MVPPALQAGPNPQQTQQFLSSVLSQRGPSALPYSEDTKWLIRQHLVSLTSAYPSLEPKTATFTHNDGRSVNLLQADGTVPMSFQGLTYNIPVIIWLMDSYPRHPPCVYVNPTRDMVIKRPHPYVNPSGLVSVPYLHNWVYPSSNLVDLVRNLSLHFGRDPPLYSQRRPSPSPNSNPHPNFTPPSPHPANASASTLGYTRPEIPPRPYPPSPYGGQTEDPSEVYKRNAVNKLVESVLGDMTVMRKAREAEMEGLFNAQAVLRNREEQLKKGLNEMHNEMEGLEQQLQMVLMNTDLLEAWLRENEAKLRSHGDNVDVDDAFESVDVLSKQMLESTASDLALEDVVYSLDKAVQEGAIPFDVYLRNVRLLSREQFFHRATAAKVRAAQMQAQVANMAARISHYGGDTEALRVRA